A window of Exiguobacterium sp. FSL W8-0210 genomic DNA:
TTGTTGTTCCTGTTCCTGTTCGCGCTGTTCCGCATGCAAGGCATCGATTTTCGCTTCGTCGAATCCTTCGAGGACATGACGCAAGTCACGGCGTTTATGACCACGTTCAAGCTTCGCGTGACTGAGCTGTTCCGTCAGGCGTTCGATCTCTTGCGAAAGTTGCGCTTGTTTCATTTGAATCGTCCGCTCTTCGAGAACTGCTTCTGCTTGTTCCTTCTTCAGTTCGTCCATCGTGACGGCACCACGGGCTTGCGCATCCTTAAGACGATCTAAGGCTTGTCTGAGCTCCGTTTGACGCTCCGTCCATTTTGCGATCTCGACTTCCGACGTCTCGATGATCTGACGTGCTTCCTGTTCTTGTTCGAGTACACGTGCCATCTGTCGATCTTCAACCGACAATTCAGACGTCATGACAGCGAGATGACGGTTCGCATCTGCTAACGTATCGCGCGATTGTTCGAGTTGCCCTTGTAATGTTTGAATCGTTTCTGTCCGTGTCCGAGCCGTAGCATCAAGAGTCTGGATCGCCGCTCTCAGATCTTCCAAGCGGCGCATCTGCTCCCGAATGACCGCTTGTCCGCGCGTCAGTCCCTCTTTTAACTCGTCAAGTTCGCGCGATTGACTGAACAATGGTGTGCCTTTTTTCCGACTTCCGCCGGTCATCGTACCGCCGACGTTGACGACATCTCCTTCGAGCGTAACGAGACGATAGCGATGTCCCGTCGAACGGGCGATTTGGTTCGCCTGTTCAAGTGACTCGACGACGAGTGTCGTACCGAGCAAGTTCATCTTTAATTTCGTCAACGTCTCGTCTGTCGTCACGAGATCACTTGCAATCCCGACGAACCCAGACATTCCACCGACTTGTTCTCGTACTGAACGATTGACTTCGCGTGCTTGGAGTGAGGCGAGCGGCATGAACGTTGCTCGACCGGCATTTAATCGCCGAAGCTCCTGGATCAGACGACGTCCTGTCGCATCGGTATCAACGACGATGTTTTGCATCGACCCACCAAGCGCTGTCTCGATTGCCGCTTCAAACCGCGCCGGAACCGAAATCAACTCCGCGACCGCTCCGTAAATACCTGGGTGCTGATCTCGTTGTTTTAAAATCGTCTTCACGGCACCGAAATAACCGCTATAGTCGGCTTTGACGGATTCAAGGAATTCAATCCGGTCTTCCGTCTTATGCCGACGTCGCTCTAAATCCGCAACGGACTGTTCGACTTGTCGTAACGCATGTTGTTGTTCATTTCGTGCTGCAAGTGCCGTCGTCTCTTCTTCCGTTGCTTGGTCCAACTTCGTCCGGATCGAAGCGACTTCCGCCTCTAGACGAGCTACGTCTTCCTCGAGTTGACGACGCGTCGACTGTTTCGTACCGCTGTCCGCCGTAAATGAACGTTGTTGTTCTTCTGCCTGCATGAGATCTTGCTTCGCTCGATTATAGGCATTATTCGTCGCAGCTAATCGACTCGCCACTTCAAAGGCTTCCGAACGTAATACTTCGGCTTCCTTATCGAAATCACGATCGGTTTGTGTCAGTGCTTGATCGGCTCTTTCCCGTTCAGCCGTGATCCGTTTTGCTTCCTGATCGACTTCTGCTTGACGTTCCTGTAAAGCGGTCAGTTCGAGTTCCAGTTCCTTGACGCGTTCTTCGACGACGGCAACCTCTTGTTCGAGTCGCTCTTTCGTCTCGGTCCCGTGTTTTTCACGCTCTTTCGCTAGGTTAAGGGCACCTTGGATCTCAACAAGTCGCGTCGAGACATGTCGAAGTTGCTCCTGCAACGCGTTTTCTTGTTGTCGTTCTTCTTCGAGCGTCGATTCTTGATTCTCTCGGGACAAGACGGTCTCTTCGTAAGTCGTCTTTTGAGACGCAAGGCGTTCTTCACATTGTGCGATGTCACGCGCTAGTGTTTCGAGCTCCGTCTGATACGTCGTGATTTCATGCGCCAAGATACCACGTTCGAGGACATCATGCCGTTCTCGAGCGACGAGATACTCTTTCGCGAGCGCCGCTTGTTCACGTAACGGCTCGATTCGTCCGCCAAGTTCATATAAAATATCATCGACACGCGATAGATTCGCTTCCGTATCACTTAATTTCCGCTCGGCTTGCTTCTTGCGATGACGATACTTCAAGACGCCTGCTGCTTCCTCGATGACAGCACGGCGTTCTTCCGGTTTACCGGAGATGACTTGTTCAACTCGCCCTTGTCCGATGATTGCAAAAGCATCACGCGACAAGCCTGTGTCCATGAACAGATCAAGGACATCCTTCAGGCGACATGGTTTTTTATTTAAAAAATAATCGCTGTCTCCGTTGCGGCTGACACGCCGCGTGACACTTATTTCCTGATACGGCAACGCAACCGTTCCCGACTCGTTGTCTAAGACGAGCGTCACCTCGGCAAATTGTTTCCGGTGTTCAGACAGACTGCCGGCAAAAATGACGTCTTCCATCTTCGCCCCGCGCAGTGACTTCGCAGATTGTTCTCCGAGCACCCAACGGACAGCGTCCGATATATTTGATTTCCCACTTCCGTTCGGTCCGACGACTGCCGTGACACCCGGAAGAAATTCTAATTCAGTTCGACTGGCAAATGATTTGAAGCCATTGATTTCAATTCTTTTTAAGTACATCTTGATCACCCGTATGTTTAAATTTCTTTTGAATTTCTTTCAGTTTACCATAGCCGAAACGCTAGCAACATGATAGGTTTTAAGGTAGTATCACGCGAAACAAGAAGAAGAGGAGCGAATAACACGATGACGATTGAACAAATGATTGAAGCAATCTTAGATAAATTGAACATCATCAACAAAGGGGTCATTAAAGCAGAACAGTTCGATGGCTCAAAAAACGAGGACTTAAAAGAGATTTATGAGTTCGTCATGATGCGCGACTCGTTATCACTGGCAGAGGTCGATGCGATCGTCGACGAACTGAAATCCCTCAAGACTGTCTAATCAAGTGAACTCCACACGATAAAGGCCGATCATCTCTCACGCATTCGAGAGATGGTCGGCCTTTTGTTGCTTAAAACTGTTTCTTTAATTCAAGTAAGGCTTGTTTTGCCGCCTGTTGTTCTGCCTCTTTTTTCGATCGGCCTGTCCCGATCCCTTCCAGCTCATCCGCGACTTGGACACGCGAGATAAATTCCCGACTATGCGCCGGACCGCGCTCCTCGATGATTTCATACTCGATGACACCTAAACCGACACGTTGAATCGCTTCCTGTAATTGACTCTTGAAATCTGTCTGTTCTTCAAAAAAGCCTGTCGCCACTTTCGGAAAAACCGCTTCGGCGAGGAATCGTTCGGCTGCTTCGATGCCTTGATCAAGATACAAGGCGCCAATGAAGGATTCGAAGACATCCGCAAGTAAGGCTGGACGATTCCGACCACCGGTCAGTTCTTCCCCCTTACCTAACAGAATCATATCGGAAAACTGATAGTGATTCGCAAATTGGACGAGTGACGGTTCACAGACGATTGCCGCTCGCAATTTCGTTAATTCCCCCTCGGAACGTTCCGGGTAGTGTTCGAATAGATAGCGTGACACCGTCAACTCTAAGACCGCGTCCCCTAAAAATTCTAGGCGTTCGTTATCCCCTTCAGACTCGCGTTGTTCATTGACGAACGAAGAATGCGTGAAGGCTTGTTTTAATAGCTCGACATTAGAAAACGTGATATTCAGGCGCTCTTGTAACGCTTCGAATTTCTGCTCGATTTGAGCGAGCGTCCGAGCATCCTTGCGTCGTTTTACATAGGGTCCTTTTCGGACACGACGTCCTTTTTGATTCGTCATAGTTCCTCCTAAACAGCTAAAGCCCACCGCAAATTGCGGTGGGTCAGCTTCAATGATCAGACTTGTGTTTCGATGTAGTTGACGACATCGCCGACAGTCTTCAAGTTTTCTGCTTGCTCATCTTCGATCGTGATTTCGAACTTGTCTTCTAAGTCCATGACGAGTTCCATGACTTCGAGAGAGTCAGCACCGAGGTCGTCTTTGAACGATTTATCAAGTGTGATTTCATTTTGTTCTTTTCCTAATTTTTCTGCGATTGCTTCTTGTACGTCTACTAAGATTTGTTCTTTTGTCATTTTAAAATCCCTCCATGAGTTGAGTATATAAGATGATTGCCGATTTAGCAAAGTACTACCGTTAGTTGTGTTACATCGTCATGCCGCCATCGACGGCAAGAGTTTGTCCTGTGATGTATCGTGCTTCATCTGAAGCGATGAAACTGACGAGTGAAGCAATATCGTCGGTTTGACCGAAGCGTTTCAACGGAATTTGCCCGAGTGACAGGTTCCGCTGTTCTTCTGTCAATTCGTCCGTCATGTCCGTCTCGATGAATCCTGGACAGATGGCATTGACTGTGACGCCTTTACTAGCGAGTTCACGTGCGACGGATTTCGTCAGCCCGATCAGACCCGCTTTCGCTGCGACATAGTTCGCTTGCCCTGGATTTCCGGAAATACCGACGACTGATGCGATGTTGATGATACGACCGCTTGTTTTTAACAACGGACGTGTCGCAGCTTGCGTGACGAGAAACGCCCCTTTCAGGTTCGTATCGATGACAGCATCGAAATCCGCTTCCTTCATACGCATCAGCAAACCATCACGCGTGATGCCGGCATTATTGACGACACAATCCAGTTGACCGAATGTGTCGATCGTCTGTTTGATCATCTGTTTGACAGCATCTGCTTCAGCGACATTCGCTTGAATCGCGAGTGCCTCTCCGCCTGCTTCCTTGATTTCACGGACGACAGCTTCCGCCTTGTCCGTGCTTCCTGCATAGTTGACGACGACACGGAAACCATCTGTTGCCAATCGCTTCGCGATGGCAGCTCCGATGCCGCGTGACGCGCCAGTGACGAGTGCTACTTTACTCAACGAATTCCCTCCGCTTCCAACTGCTCAAGTGTCGTGATGCTGATGATTTTCGCATCTTTTTTGATTCTTTTCACGAGACCGCTCAACGGAGATGATGGACCAAACTCAATGAATGTATCCGCACCTTCTTCGATCAGACGCTCAACGCATGATTCGAATCGAACCGGTGAGTAGAGCTGCTGAACGAGCAAACGAATCAATTCGTCTGGTTGATCATGGAACGCACTGTCGACGTTCGAGATGAATTTCGTCTTCGCCGCTTCAAACGGTGACGAGACGAGAATGTCTTCGAATCGTGGTGCGAATGGTGTCATGAGTGACGAATGGAATGCACCTGAAACATCAAGCGGTAAGACACGTTTTGCTCCGAGCTCTTTTAACTTCGCTGTAGCGGATTCGACCGCTGCGATTTGTCCGGAGATGACGAATTGCCCGGGACAGTTGTAGTTGGCGATTTGAACGATTTCTCCCGTCGCCGCAATCGATTCGACCGCGTGATGGGCTGCCTCGACATCATTCATGCCGATGACCGCCGCCATCGTTCCACCCGTGACTTGATTCATGAGCTTTCCGCGTTCGCGGACGAGATAGACGGCTTCAGACGGTGTGATGACAGAAGCTGCGACGAGCGCGCTATATTCTCCAACACTGTGTCCGAGTACGAAATCAGGTGTATGTCCTTGTGCTGCGTACTGCTGTGCGAGTAATGCACTGTGTGCGACGATGGCTGGTTGAGCAATATCTGTCGCTTTCAATTCATCCTTCGTCCCTGTCGTCATCAGCGTCGTCAGATCCAGACCAATTCGCGTTCCGAGGTCAGCGAGTGCTTGGCGTGTCTCGTCTTGCGTAATGAGCGTTTGTCCCATTCCAGGCGTCTGTGACCCTTGTCCCGGAAACATCCAAACTGTTTTCCCCATCTCGTCTCACTCCTTCTTAACGTGCTTCATTTGCCTTCGCTTGAACGATTTTGGCAACGACTTCTTGTTCGACCATCTTCTCAGCTTGAACGAGCGCTCGGCTGAATGCGTAGGCATTACTTGAACCATGCGCCTTAATGACCGGAGCCGCTATGCCGAATAGTCCGGCACCGCCATATTCTTCATAAGCAAGCAACTGCTTCATTTTTTTCAACTTCGGTTTTAGTACGAGAGCGGCGAGCTTTGATGTCCAAGAGCTCATGAATTGTTCTTTCATGACACCCATGATCATACTGGCAGCCCCTTCTGTACTCTTAAGTAACGTATTGCCGGCAAAACCTTCCGTGACGATGACATCGACGTCACCGCTCATCGCTTCTCTCGCCTCGACGTTCCCAACGAAATGAATCGGTGCTGTCTCAAGTAGCGGATACGTTTCCTTCGTCAGTGCATTCCCTTTACCGGCTTCTGATCCGATATTCAGGAGTCCGACTTTTGGACGTGTGATGCCGCGAACTTGTTCTGCGTAGACAGACCCCATGATGGCATAATCGAGCAAATGCTCTGCCTTCGCATCCGGGTTGGCGCCAACATCTAAGATGACGACACCTTTCCCATTACGTGTCGGGAAAGTCGGGGCAAGTGCAGGACGGTCAACTCCTTCGATTCGACCGATGACGAACAATCCGGCAGTCATGAGCGCTCCCGTGTTGCCTGCTGAAATCAAGGCATCTGCCTCTCCTGATTTCACCAGGTTTGCAGCCACAACGAGTGAGCTATCTTTCTTGCGGCGAATCGCACGTACCGGTTCATCTTCTCCGGTGATGACGGATGCCGCGTGGACGATCGTCACGCGCGGATCCTCGATTGTGTATGAGCGTAATTTCAACTCATCTCCGACTAGTCGGATATCGATGTTTTCGTTTGGACGTTCTGCCAAATAGGCAACGACCCCTTCTACGATGGCACGGGGTGCGTGGTCGCCCCCCATAGCGTCAACTGCTAAAATCATTTCGATTCCTCCTTACTACTTCGATACACCGTGAACTCACCGATGAAGACACATTCTTCACCGACATAACTCTCCACCGTGATGTCAGAACGACCATCTTGACGATGGGAACTGACGAATGCTTTCGCAACGACGCGTTCTCCGACGTGAACGGAGCGTGTGAACTGAACGTTCGCACGTGTCGTCAATGCGAGTTCATCGTCGATGAGCGCAATCGCAAGCGAGTTTGCCTGCGCGAACAAAATATGTCCGCGGGCGATCGCATTCCGACTAAACGCATGTTCCGGCAAAATCTCAAGGATAGAGATCGCAGATGTATCGAGTTTCAGGTCAATCATATCACCAATGACTTCATTTTCAGTCAACGTACGCACATCATCCAGCCGTTCGGTCGCGACGTGTTTAATTCGCTCCCGTAATTCCGGAATCTTTAATTCCATCCGGTCGAGACGAATCGTCTGGATACTGACACGGAATCGTGTCGCCAGCGCTTCATCCGTGATGAACGGATTTTGCTCGATCGTCTGTAATAATTCTTGTTGTCTCTCTTTTTTAGGTACCCGCATGTATGTTCCTCCCACAAGAAGGATGACCACTGTTATTACCTGGTACTAACAGTAGTATATATCCCTTGTTGTTCACTTTCAAGTATTATTCGATTCTTTCTCCTTCAAGTAGCCCTTGTCTTTCGATATAGTCACGCAAGACATCGTATTCCGGCGCTTGCCAAAAGGCGTCCGATCGCAGTAAGCGGACTGCATCTTGTCGCGCAGTTTCCATGACTTGTATATCGAGCGCAGGATCAGTCAAGACGAAGCGCGGTAATCCACTTTGTTCGGTACCGAAGAAATTTCCGGCTCCGCGCAGTTTTAAATCCTTTTCCGCTAGCTTGAAGCCATCGTTCGTCTCCGTCATTGTCTTGATCCGTTCTTTTCCCGTATCGGAAGAGGGATCGGCGATTAGAATACAGTAAGACTGGGCATCGCCTCGACCGACGCGCCCTCTTAATTGGTGTAACTGCGCAAGACCAAAGCGTTCTGCATCATGAATGACAATGATCGACGCGTTCGGAACGTTCACGCCGACCTCGACGACCGTCGTTGAAACAAGGATTTGAACAGTATTCTCCTTAAACGCCTGCATAACCTCGTCTTTTTCTGAAGAAGTCAAGCGCCCATGCATCAAACCGACATGATAGGGCTTGAACCGCTCGGTCAATGTCGCATGTAATTCGATCGCATTTTGAACTTCGAGTGATTCGGATTCCTCGATCAATGGCGTGATGACGTAGGCTTGTCGACCTTGCGACAATTCTTTCTCGACGAACCCGAAAACACGTTCCATCTGTTGCGGTTTCGCCCAGTAGGTCTCGATTTCCTTTCGTCCCGCCGGCATCTCATCGATGATCGAAACATCCATATCTCCAAAGACCGATATCGCAAGCGTACGCGGAATCGGTGTCGCTGTCATATATAATACATCTGCCTGTTCAGCTTTCGCGCGCAACCGCTTCCGTTGTTCGACACCGAAGCGATGTTGTTCATCGGTGATGACGAGGTGCAATGCCTTGAACTGGACAGTGTCTTGAATCAGCGCATGTGTTCCGACCAAGACGTCGATCTCTCCTGTCGCGAGGGCTTCGAGCAAGTGTGCACGCGCTTTCCCTTTAACGGAACTCGTCAGTAGACCGACTCGGATCCCAAGTGGTTCAAGCAATGGGGCGAGCGACGCTGCATGCTGTTCCGCTAAAATTTCGGTCGGCACCATCAAGGCGCCTTGTTTTCCGGCACGAACCGTCGCGAACAAGGCGATGGCAGCGATGACGGTCTTCCCGCTTCCGACATCCCCTTGCAGCAACCGATTCATTCGTTCGCCTCGACCGATGTCGTCTAGAATCTCTTTTGTCACACGTTGCTGTGCACCTGTCAGCGGAAACGGCAGGCTCTTGATGAAATTGGCAATATCCGTTTCATGAAGGGGAAGAGCAATCCCTCGACCTTTCCGTCGTCCAAGACGTAACGCCTGTAATTTCAGCTGGAAATAGAGGCACTCCTCGTAGACATAACTGCGACGAGCAGCCGTTAACTCTTGTCGATTCGTTGGGAAATGAAGCGACTTCAACATCGTCATCCGGTCTTGCAACCGATACGTCTTCCGGATGCTATCCGGGATTCGTTCAGCTAATGCCTCAGTCTCCTTGAACGCCAAGTCGACGACGCGTCGAAACGTCTTCATCCGCATGTCACCCCGGAGCGAGTAAACGGGTGTCAATTCGCCTTCGATTGCCCCGAATTGCAATTCCGTCGCAGAGATCGTCATCCGGTGTAAATCCCACTTGCCACTGACCGTCACTTCTGCTCCGAGTTGCAATTGGTCTTTGTAGAATGCCCGGTTGAACATCGTTACGGTCACACTATACCGTTCTTCAACGAGCAGACGGAACGTTAAACGATTCTTTCCTTTGCCGTAATAGCGCACAAGTGGTTCAGACTGGACTCGACCCGTGAACTTGACTTTATCCTCATGGATTGCTTCCGTTAGACTTCCCGTCACGAAGTCGTCATAACGAAACGGGACGTGCTCGAGCACGTCCGCAACGGTGAGAATATTCATCTCTTCTAGTTTTTTCGCTAAATCCCGTCCGACACCTTTTAATGTCTTGACGTCACGTGATGGATTCATTCGATAACTCTCCGAAGATTTTCGCTTCGAGCCAGCGACCCGTCGGCGTATTCGCGAGTCCACCTTTTGCTGTCTCGCGAAGCGCAGACGGCATCATCTGACCAATCTCATGCATGGCTGAGATGACTTCATCACACGGAATCCGTGACGTGATTCCAGCGAGTGCCATGTCGGCAGCGACAACAGCATTCGCCCCGCCCATCGCATTGCGTTTCACGCATGGCACTTCGACGAGTCCTGCAACAGGATCACAGACGAGTCCAAGCATGTTCTTCAGCGCGATCGCAAAAGCATGCGCTGACTGATCCGGTGTTCCGCCCGCCATCTCAACGATGGCAGCAGCTGCCATCGCTGTTGCTGACCCGACTTCTGCTTGACAGCCACCAGCCGCTCCGGAAATCGATGCATTGTTCGCGACGACGAAGCCGAACGCACCGGATGTGAACAAGAAGCGTAACATCTGCTCACGCGTTGGGTTTAACCGATCTTTGACAGCAAATAGTGTACCTGGTACGACGCCGGCACTCCCTGCCGTTGGTGTCGCACAAATTTTTCCCATCGCAGCATTGACTTCATTCGTTCCGATTGCCTTACTAACGGCGTCCAGTAATAAATCACCGGATAATCCTTTACCCGAAGCACGGTACCGTTGAAGCAAGACAGCATCCCCACCGGTCAGTCCTGTCACCGACTGGACACCGTCACCATCAAGTGAACGAGCGACTGCTTCTTCCATCACTTGTAGGTTTCGTTCCATCATCGCATAGACTTCATCTCGCTCTAAATGACGAACCGTCATCTCTTGCTCGATCATGACTTCCGAAATCGGAATATTTCGTTCCGTCGCGATGGCGACGAGTTCTTTTACGGATTTAAACATGTCTTCACTCTCCCATCATGACGGCACGCTCGACTTGAGGTAACCGATCGATTTCTTCCAACACTTCTGCCGTTATCCGGTCATCAATCTCAATTGCCATAAGTGCTTGTTTTCCTTTTTCATGCCGTGACACTTCCATATGCCCGATATTGATTTCGTAATCAGCCAAAATGCTCGTCACGGCTGCGATCGCACCAAAGCGGTCATGGTGCAAGACGACGAGTGCCGGTCCCCCACCGGACAAACGAAGCGGTACACCATTTAATTCTGTGATTTCAATCGTTCCCCCACCAATTGAAATACCAACCAATTCAAACTCTTCTACTCCATTCGTCAAATGGACACGAGCCGTATTCGGATGATCCGTCAACGCTTCACTCGTCTCGAAATGAATCTCAATCCCTTTCGACTTCGCGATATCGATCGATTGTGGAATCCGGTCGTCAAACGTATCGTATCCGAGAACACCGCCGATGATGGCGACATCCGTTCCATGTCCACGATACGTATCCGCGAATGAACCGTAAAACGTGATGTGGATGACAGTAGGCGTTTCCCCGAATAATTTACCCGCCATCAATCCAATCCGTGCAGCCCCTGCTGTATGCGAGCTCGATGGACCAACCATGACTGGTCCGATGATGTCAAAGACGCTACGATATTTCATTTCTTTTCCCCTCTCTATGAAACAAACGAAATCCCACCTCTATTATCGCAGATGGTGGGATTCGTGAAAAGGCTAGTCGCCCTTTTTCAGTATGATGGTTTTATTCGACGCTTAAAATGTACGAATAAAGTGGTTGTTTGCCGTCGTGGACTTCCACTTCAGCATCCGGATTGACCGATTCGATGTACGCGACGAGTGCGTCAACTTCTTCTGTTGAGACGCCTTCACCGTAAAGAACCGTGATGATTTCGTCGTCCTCAGTGACGAGTGTATCGACGAGTTTCTTGACTGCACCAAGACTTGAAGCGTCCGTAGCGACGATTTGTTTTTCAGCAATCGCCATATGGTCGTCCTTCTTGATTTCTACACCATCGATGTTCGTATCACGTACGGCATATGTGACTTGTCCCGACTTAACTGCTGCAATCGCATCTGCCATGTGCGCTTCGTTCTCTTCGACAGTCGCTTCTGGATTATAGACGATTGTTGCTGCTAAACCTTGTGGAACTGTTTTTGATTTCACGACCGTCACACCACAATTCGCAACAGATGCTGCTTGTTCAGCGGCCATGATGATGTTTGAGTTGTTTGGATAGACATAAACGTGTTCAGCGTGTGCATCCTCGATCGCCTTAACGATATCTTCAGTCGACGGGTTCATCGTTTGTCCGCCTTCGATGACGACACTGACACCGAGTGATTTAAAGAGTTCGCTGATTCCTTCACCCATTGCGACTGTCACGAGGGCTGCTTTCGCTTTTGCCTTCGGTGCAGCGACTGGAGTGACTTGGTTCGCACCTTCTTCTTCAAGGATCGTCGAGTGTTGTTGACGCATGTTTTCAATCTTAACAGCGACGAGTTCACCGAAACGTTGTCCTTTTGTGATGACTTCTCCTGGTGTTTCAACGTGGACGTGAACTTTAAGGAGTTCTTCATCCGCTACGACGAGCAATGAATCACCGAATTCCGCTAATTCGTTACGGAAGTCTTCTTCGCTGAATGGTGCATTCGCAAGCTTGTCATCTTGGAAACGAACCATGATTTCCGTACAGTAACCGTAATGGATTTCTTCTGTCGACATGAAGCTTTGAGCCGTTTTATGATGCTCTGCTTCGACGAGTGCTTCCATGACAGGCGCATGCGGTTTGTCGAGTTCTTTTCCTTCGAGTGTTGCGAGGAATCCTTCATAGATACAGACGAGACCTTGACCACCAGAGTCAACGACGCCGACTTCTTTTAATACCGGAAGAAGTTCTGGTGTACCGTCGAGCGATACTTTCGAAGCTTCGACGAGTTGACGCATCAACTCTAAGAAATCCGTCGTCGTCTCAGATTGTGCGATAGCAGCGACAGCTGTTTCACGGGCAACCGTCAAGATTGTTCCTTCAACCGGTTTCATGACTGCTTTGTATGCTGTATCGACACCTTTT
This region includes:
- the smc gene encoding chromosome segregation protein SMC, yielding MYLKRIEINGFKSFASRTELEFLPGVTAVVGPNGSGKSNISDAVRWVLGEQSAKSLRGAKMEDVIFAGSLSEHRKQFAEVTLVLDNESGTVALPYQEISVTRRVSRNGDSDYFLNKKPCRLKDVLDLFMDTGLSRDAFAIIGQGRVEQVISGKPEERRAVIEEAAGVLKYRHRKKQAERKLSDTEANLSRVDDILYELGGRIEPLREQAALAKEYLVARERHDVLERGILAHEITTYQTELETLARDIAQCEERLASQKTTYEETVLSRENQESTLEEERQQENALQEQLRHVSTRLVEIQGALNLAKEREKHGTETKERLEQEVAVVEERVKELELELTALQERQAEVDQEAKRITAERERADQALTQTDRDFDKEAEVLRSEAFEVASRLAATNNAYNRAKQDLMQAEEQQRSFTADSGTKQSTRRQLEEDVARLEAEVASIRTKLDQATEEETTALAARNEQQHALRQVEQSVADLERRRHKTEDRIEFLESVKADYSGYFGAVKTILKQRDQHPGIYGAVAELISVPARFEAAIETALGGSMQNIVVDTDATGRRLIQELRRLNAGRATFMPLASLQAREVNRSVREQVGGMSGFVGIASDLVTTDETLTKLKMNLLGTTLVVESLEQANQIARSTGHRYRLVTLEGDVVNVGGTMTGGSRKKGTPLFSQSRELDELKEGLTRGQAVIREQMRRLEDLRAAIQTLDATARTRTETIQTLQGQLEQSRDTLADANRHLAVMTSELSVEDRQMARVLEQEQEARQIIETSEVEIAKWTERQTELRQALDRLKDAQARGAVTMDELKKEQAEAVLEERTIQMKQAQLSQEIERLTEQLSHAKLERGHKRRDLRHVLEGFDEAKIDALHAEQREQEQEQQRVETELVAIGQRIQVQAESLRLIRIREAKTKDDQQTTKQALEQLRLSQGKTSTRLETRQEMLEEMGLLLELIAPLDLSYEEAKEEIHLLKRQLEEIGIVNIGAIEEFAEVDERFTFLSAQRDDLVAAKTDLYGVIEEMDREVIRLFRQTYDAVREHFRETFRELFGGGEADLVLVDPSDLLTSGIDIVAKPPGKKLQNLSLLSGGERALTAIALLFAILKTRPVPFCVLDEVEAALDEANVARFGEFVHQLARETQFVIITHRKGTMEAADVLYGVTMQQNGISEVLSVKLEEARRTLSEEPKEIKR
- a CDS encoding DUF1128 family protein — translated: MTIEQMIEAILDKLNIINKGVIKAEQFDGSKNEDLKEIYEFVMMRDSLSLAEVDAIVDELKSLKTV
- the rnc gene encoding ribonuclease III; the encoded protein is MTNQKGRRVRKGPYVKRRKDARTLAQIEQKFEALQERLNITFSNVELLKQAFTHSSFVNEQRESEGDNERLEFLGDAVLELTVSRYLFEHYPERSEGELTKLRAAIVCEPSLVQFANHYQFSDMILLGKGEELTGGRNRPALLADVFESFIGALYLDQGIEAAERFLAEAVFPKVATGFFEEQTDFKSQLQEAIQRVGLGVIEYEIIEERGPAHSREFISRVQVADELEGIGTGRSKKEAEQQAAKQALLELKKQF
- the acpP gene encoding acyl carrier protein; translation: MTKEQILVDVQEAIAEKLGKEQNEITLDKSFKDDLGADSLEVMELVMDLEDKFEITIEDEQAENLKTVGDVVNYIETQV
- the fabG gene encoding 3-oxoacyl-[acyl-carrier-protein] reductase yields the protein MSKVALVTGASRGIGAAIAKRLATDGFRVVVNYAGSTDKAEAVVREIKEAGGEALAIQANVAEADAVKQMIKQTIDTFGQLDCVVNNAGITRDGLLMRMKEADFDAVIDTNLKGAFLVTQAATRPLLKTSGRIINIASVVGISGNPGQANYVAAKAGLIGLTKSVARELASKGVTVNAICPGFIETDMTDELTEEQRNLSLGQIPLKRFGQTDDIASLVSFIASDEARYITGQTLAVDGGMTM
- the fabD gene encoding ACP S-malonyltransferase; its protein translation is MGKTVWMFPGQGSQTPGMGQTLITQDETRQALADLGTRIGLDLTTLMTTGTKDELKATDIAQPAIVAHSALLAQQYAAQGHTPDFVLGHSVGEYSALVAASVITPSEAVYLVRERGKLMNQVTGGTMAAVIGMNDVEAAHHAVESIAATGEIVQIANYNCPGQFVISGQIAAVESATAKLKELGAKRVLPLDVSGAFHSSLMTPFAPRFEDILVSSPFEAAKTKFISNVDSAFHDQPDELIRLLVQQLYSPVRFESCVERLIEEGADTFIEFGPSSPLSGLVKRIKKDAKIISITTLEQLEAEGIR
- the plsX gene encoding phosphate acyltransferase PlsX: MILAVDAMGGDHAPRAIVEGVVAYLAERPNENIDIRLVGDELKLRSYTIEDPRVTIVHAASVITGEDEPVRAIRRKKDSSLVVAANLVKSGEADALISAGNTGALMTAGLFVIGRIEGVDRPALAPTFPTRNGKGVVILDVGANPDAKAEHLLDYAIMGSVYAEQVRGITRPKVGLLNIGSEAGKGNALTKETYPLLETAPIHFVGNVEAREAMSGDVDVIVTEGFAGNTLLKSTEGAASMIMGVMKEQFMSSWTSKLAALVLKPKLKKMKQLLAYEEYGGAGLFGIAAPVIKAHGSSNAYAFSRALVQAEKMVEQEVVAKIVQAKANEAR
- the fapR gene encoding transcription factor FapR produces the protein MRVPKKERQQELLQTIEQNPFITDEALATRFRVSIQTIRLDRMELKIPELRERIKHVATERLDDVRTLTENEVIGDMIDLKLDTSAISILEILPEHAFSRNAIARGHILFAQANSLAIALIDDELALTTRANVQFTRSVHVGERVVAKAFVSSHRQDGRSDITVESYVGEECVFIGEFTVYRSSKEESK